A stretch of the Alnus glutinosa chromosome 6, dhAlnGlut1.1, whole genome shotgun sequence genome encodes the following:
- the LOC133871458 gene encoding NAC domain-containing protein 41-like: protein MAFCGRFQIPVGFRFHPTVEELFLFLRMKVNGERLPHSAIGESDIYGDKEPWKIFDKTQKEHFFVFTKLKKKSKSRIDRIAGCGTWKIDHTKEVHDRKNKLIGFKKSFVFEYKKNKAKATAGCGHWIMNEFSLRDYSQAEDNFDEYVLCEIRNKDLEKKKYHHVHAHAHQVPVVEINQKNLNPGERNSVAAVPISSYSTTSTPILSVSASEQEMIDEMVAELMCDVLFFDH, encoded by the exons tttctctttctgcGAATGAAAGTGAATGGAGAGCGATTACCTCACTCTGCGATTGGTGAGTCTGATATTTACGGTGATAAGGAGCCGTGGAAGATATTCGACAAGACACAGAAAGAGCACTTCTTCGTCTTCAccaaattgaagaagaaaagcaaatCAAGGATAGACAGAATCGCTGGCTGTGGGACTTGGAAGATCGATCACACCAAAGAAGTTCATGATCGTAAAAACAAACTCATTGGGTTCAAGAAATCCTTTGTGTTCGAATATAAGAAGAACAAGGCCAAGGCTACTGCCGGCTGTGGACATTGGATTATGAACGAATTTTCTCTTCGAGACTACTCACAGGCGGAAGATAAT TTTGATGAGTACGTCCTATGTGAAATAAGAAACAAAgacttggagaaaaagaaatatcatCATGTTCATGCTCATGCCCATCAAGTTCCAGTCGTCGAAATAAACCAGAAAAATTTGAACCCGGGGGAAAGAAATTCTGTTGCTGCTGTGCCGATTTCATCATATTCAACAACATCCACACCAATATTATCGGTATCTGCATCTGAACAAGAAATGATCGATGAAATGGTTGCTGAGCTTATGTGTGATGTATTATTCTTTGATCATTAg
- the LOC133871926 gene encoding pentatricopeptide repeat-containing protein At5g24830 yields MALLIGCGESSSSASPFVLLRYLNRALDSFKHDIAHIFANIFCCKTNFDSNYRTCGNEDLQPSSFENLMAAMGEQYRLRAQGWCSKQKDFDDDGRDPYAVFNVLDTMLKDSLERLKMMRESISLAEIGIQGCTLEVKYAEQVHIIRDLCLVGKVEAALWLRRKMIQKGVVPDVSTHNYLVKGLCKAGNLEQADWLIREMVEMGPSPSCATYNTFINGYCLINNVDKALNIFSTMANTGIRPNKVTCNILVHALCKRGLLDDAGKLLGEILEEENDKATPDLITSTILMDGYFKNGDMVQALSLWDEMVQKNTLIDVVAYNVLIHGFCLSRHMGLAYRHFCEMLKRGLLPDVFTCNILITGLCNDGKFDEAFYIHGVMARMEVASDPISYKIIIRGLCAYGDVVKAHEFLLCMLENSIVPEPQIWNLIIDCYGRRGDLGNALSIRDQMMAFGVLPNTFTYNALVHAQVKGGNIAGAYSLKKEMLLCGLYPDVVTYNLLIGAACNLGHIRLALQLHDELLRSGYDPDIITYTELIRGHCMRGNVKEAEELFAKIEKAGLPMDHVPFKILIKMYCKMREFDMSFDLYQKYLNKDK; encoded by the exons aTGGCT TTGCTAATTGGATGTGGAGAATCGTCGTCATCGGCTTCTCCTTTTGTTCTTCTTAGATATTTGAATCGAGCCCTAGACTCATTCAAGCACGACATTGCCCACATCTTTGCCAACATTTTTTGCTGCAAGACCAACTTTGATTCTAATTATCG GACTTGCGGGAATGAGGATCTACAGCCTTCTTCGTTTGAAAATCTCATGGCAGCTATGGGTGAACAATACCGGTTGAGGGCCCAAGGCTGGTGTTCTAAGCAAAAGGATTTTGATGATGATGGAAGAGATCCATATGCAGTTTTCAATGTGTTGGATACAATGCTAAAGGACAGTTTGGAACGTTTGAAAATGATGAG GGAGAGCATATCTTTGGCGGAGATAGGCATTCAAGGATGCACTTTGGAAGTGAAGTATGCTGAACAAGTACACATAATTAGGGATTTGTGTTTGGTGGGTAAGGTAGAAGCAGCTCTATGGCTTCGAAGAAAAATGATACAGAAAGGTGTTGTTCCTGATGTATCTACACACAATTATCTTGTAAAGGGATTGTGTAAAGCCGGTAACTTGGAGCAGGCAGATTGGCTCATTAGGGAGATGGTAGAAATGGGTCCCTCTCCCAGTTGTGCCACATACAACACTTTCATCAACGGCTATTGCCTTATTAATAATGTAGATAAAGCTCTCAATATTTTCTCAACAATGGCTAATACTGGTATTAGGCCAAATAAAGTTACTTGTAACATACTCGTTCATGCATTGTGCAAGAGAGGTCTTTTGGATGATGCAGGGAAGCTTCTTGGAGAGATcttagaggaagaaaatgacaaAGCAACACCTGATTTAATTACCTCGACTATACTTATGGATGGTTATTTTAAGAATGGAGATATGGTTCAGGCTCTTAGTCTTTGGGATGAGATGGTCCAAAAAAATACTCTAATAGATGTTGTTGCATATAATGTCCTTATCCATGGATTTTGTTTGAGTCGACACATGGGACTCGCATATAGGCACTTTTGTGAAATGCTTAAAAGAGGTTTACTTCCTGATGTTTTTACTTGTAATATTCTTATAACTGGCCTTTGCAATGATGGGAAATTTGATGAGGCTTTTTATATCCATGGTGTTATGGCTAGAATGGAAGTTGCTTCTGATCCAATTTCGTACAAAATTATTATTCGAGGCCTATGTGCTTATGGAGATGTTGTCAAAGCTCATGAATTTCTTCTTTGTATGTTAGAAAATTCAATAGTGCCCGAGCCTCAGATATGGAACCTAATAATTGATTGTTATGGAAGACGTGGAGATCTGGGTAATGCATTATCTATCAGAGATCAGATGATGGCTTTTGGTGTTCTTCCAAACACATTTACTTATAATGCACTGGTTCATGCACAAGTAAAAGGAGGGAACATTGCTGGTGCTTATTCTCTTAAGAAGGAGATGCTTCTCTGTGGTCTTTATCCTGATGTTGTTACTTACAATTTGTTAATTGGCGCTGCTTGTAACTTAGGGCACATCCGTTTAGCACTTCAATTACATGATGAATTGCTGAGAAGTGGTTATGACCCTGATATAATAACTTACACTGAACTAATTAGAGGTCACTGTATGAGAGGCAATGTGAAGGAGGCTGAAGAGCTCTTTGCCAAGATAGAGAAAGCTGGTTTACCAATGGATCACGTTCCATTTAAGATACTTATTAAGATGTACTGCAAAATGAGGGAGTTTGACATGTCATTTGACCTCTATCAAAAGTACTTAAATAAGGACAAATGA